GGCGGAGTTTATCGGTTTTTTCGCCGATCGCCTGTAGGTGTATGGCAAAACGTTCCGCCAGCCAGCGAGCCGCCGGACCGAGCGGTTCGTCGCGACGCCAGACCAATTCCACCACCAGCGCCGGCGGAGTCCATTCGCTGGCCAGTTCGACCATCAAATCCTGATACGCCGGGTACTGCACCACGTGACGTGGCAACCAGGCCCAGCCGAGGCCGCGTACCAGCCATTCGGCCATTACGTAGAAACTGTCGGCCCGCCAGACCTGCGGGCTGGCCGCTTCGCTGCCGGGGTAGATGCTGGACTGCGTGGACATTAGCAACTGGCGATGCCGCGCCAGTTCCTGGCAGTTCACTTCAGCCTTCGCCGCCAACGAGTGCCCGACGCCGCAAACCGTAACCATCTCGACGCTGCCCAGCACCCGCCGTTCAAGGGCTTCAGGAATTTGATCGTGATAGAACAGCAAACCCAGATCGGCCCGACGTTCCACCAGTTTGCGCGCCACATCGCCCTGGGCAGCGCTGGTTAGTTGCACTTCAAGGCTGGGGAATTTTTCCGCCAACGCCTCAAAGCTTTCAATCACCGGTTGGTAAGGCATCGCCTCGTCCTGGGCCAGACGTAGGCGCGCTTCCTGGCCACGCATCATCGCCAGCGCCCGGCCATTGAGACGCTCGCACTGGCGCAGCACTTCACGCGCTTCTTCGAGCAAGGCATTGCCGGCCTC
The Pseudomonas sp. MYb327 DNA segment above includes these coding regions:
- a CDS encoding LysR family transcriptional regulator, which codes for MQWNLEQLRLFVGVAEQRSFSAVARDQRKAQSAVSSAIALLEEDLGVSLFDRSSGRQPKLTEAGNALLEEAREVLRQCERLNGRALAMMRGQEARLRLAQDEAMPYQPVIESFEALAEKFPSLEVQLTSAAQGDVARKLVERRADLGLLFYHDQIPEALERRVLGSVEMVTVCGVGHSLAAKAEVNCQELARHRQLLMSTQSSIYPGSEAASPQVWRADSFYVMAEWLVRGLGWAWLPRHVVQYPAYQDLMVELASEWTPPALVVELVWRRDEPLGPAARWLAERFAIHLQAIGEKTDKLRRHE